The window GAGATGAGCGCCCGTATCGGCGCATGTGCCGTTTTCGGGAACAGCGCGGACGTGGATGTGGTAGTCTAGATCTCATCAGTGCCTGTTATCACTTGTCCTTCAGGAACAACACGCATACTGTAAGGTCCGTTCTCCTCTGGCAAGCCGGTAATATCAATGGTGTAGTTGATACCGATCTGGGCAGCGACAGCCTTGAAGGTGCCCTTGACGGTTTCCGAGTCGAACTCGGCGATCCAAACCTCACCAATGACGGGGTTGTTCCTCACCGGCCGAGCATCACCCAGCTTGCCAGTCGTGACGTTGTTGGAAGCCTGGGCCGCTGCCAGCGTGCCGACAGCCAGGAGGCTCAAAACAGAAGACAGCTGCATTGTGGATCGATTTCTTTCCCGAAGACGGTATAACAAAGCAGAACCAAGGCTCGAGGACCGGGAGAGTCTCTAATAAGATCCGGGGAACGGCAGAGAAGAGTTACCCAGAGGAGGATAGCTTCTCCATGACCAGGgaaccccttcctcccccttatataaccctccccaaaccccccccaTCCACGAACCGCATCTTGCCCCCTTATCCAATGATAGCAACTGCACCTCCAATATCCTAGGATTGGGGGTCCGGGCACTCAACACCTAAGCGATTGGATCAACTCCGAACTGTCGTGATGAATTGTCCGGCCGAGAAGCGCTGCGTGGTGGGATTTCTCCCGGCTGTATGGATAAGTTCTCCGAACATTTGACTGCCAAGCAGGGGTATACTTCCTCGCCGGGACGAATGGGCGCGGTGCCTATCTCGCCAGGAGCCGCAATATCAATATAACCGCCGCGGGAAAGCACTATAAATCTGCTGTACGACTTATGAACGGGACCGTACCAGCAACCGGACTCCCGAGATGGTCTGCCTATATGACGGGATTTGGAATCATTCGGACATAACGGTGGCATCCGAATATCCCACATCCCGTCTAGCCAAAGCTCCCAAGGGGGTTGCAATGGTGTAATCATACATGCCCCTTGTGAATGGTCAGTAGAGGCCTACTCGGTTAGAACTGCAGCTTACGATATGGCTTCTACCGGGCCTGGCTCACGGCTTCCAAGGCGGTTATGTTGTCGCGGAGATATGAGTTGGCATTTGGCGTGAGGAGATATTCTTGGCTTTAAGTTAAAGCTGCTGAAAGGAAAGTCCAACCGACATGAATCTGCATGAGTCTATGATACCTATTGCATGCTAAGATTCTAGCTACCGCCAGAAAAGTTCTATTAGCACCTCGAGGTCATGTACCCACCAGATATTCTTACCAAAGACTCACCCCAATACTTAGGCCGAGCTCAAAGCCTAAACATCTTACTCGCCTCCGAAAAGCTCATCCCCTTCGCAATCTCCACCGCCATCTTCTCATCCGCCTCCACCTGCTTCTTCATCAGCGGAATCGCCTGCTCCGCCAACTCCTTGGGCAGCACCACAGCCCCATTCACATCACCAATGAGGTAATCCCCCGGCCTGATCGTCATATCCTGCTCATCAGTCTGCAGTTTGACTGGCACATTGACCGCCGCCACCTTGAGCAACTCAGCAGGAGGCGCTGTTCCGACATCCCTCGCAAAGATCTGTCACACTATTAGCAATCGCCCCTCTGTCACAAAACAGTGAGCCCAATATAAATACCGGAAACCCCAGCCCCCTCTGCTCCTGCAAATCCCTAAACCGTCCATCAATCACACTCCCCACGGCACCACTCGCCTTCGCCCTCGTGCTCATCAATCCACCATAAACTGCATTTGGAGTCTTGGGAGGGCAAGAAACAAAGATAACCGCTCCCGCAGGGACAGAGTCGATCTACTTGACATATTAgcaaccctcctctcctcctaCACAAACCAAAGGAAAAAACTAACATAATGACTCGGATGCTTCGGCCTAGGATCGTCCAGCGGGACATATTGGACCGTATACGCCGGCCCAACAATCTTTGTATCCCCGTCCTGTCTCTGAGGGGACCACATCGTCAGCCCGGATAGGAACCCGCCATTGCGGTACTTGAGCTTGATCAGGGCGTCGGAGACGTCACAACTAGAGGTGTCAGAGGGACTATAATCCAGAGATGGTATGCTATGATATGAGTACATACGTAGTGAACTCTTGCAACGCCTTCACAATTGGATCCTCTGGTGCGGTTGGAGTAGCCATCTTGGAATACAGCGACCTCTGTTGGTTGAACAGTGTTGGTGTTAACAACCTCGGCTGTAATTGGTTTGGCGGGGTTCGGACAACAAATCTCAaactggaagaagatgagctGCTCGGCTGACGATATAACAATGCAGGTTTCACGGGCAAACAAGACACAACTCTACGCATGTCAAAAACTGAGGGGATTCACatgggttgatgttgatgctggcTTTCAAAGCTCCCGGCTTTGAGGGATGATGCAATGGCATGTGCTAACAAGCCGAGACATTGGTGGGCCCCACCTGCCGATCCGGCCGCCCGGTCCCTGAAATCGGCCGCATTCGGGAAAGGTGGGGTTCGGTGATGGGCTGTCGGCATCGGCTTCATAGTGCTTGATTTTAATGCTGGCCCTGTATCCGGCCATATGCGAAGAGAGCACAGTGTAAAGTCTGTCAATGTACAAGTGAGATCTAGATCGACGTGAAACATCAGAATACGCTTTCACAAGCCTCTCACTAATTATCATACCACAGAGGGATTGAAGTGAACTGTCACCACGCGCCCAAGATCCACCGGCCACGCAACCCCCTGCTGGGACATTTGATGAGAGCAAGTTCTGACTCGGCAAAACTTGTCAAAGAACACAGTCGATCCTGCCGTCAATACCACGAAGCGGAAAGGGGTTGAAACTAGGTCCTGGACCTACGGATAGCCCCCATTGCAACGGTTTGGTGTAATCTGTAGATACCCATAAACCCAACGGCCTTGCCGACGTGGCGGGTGTGTGTATATAGTGCCATTGGCTGGCAGCCGACCGCGCCGCAACTGGTCTGACCAAGTTCCATTCACTGCAACCTGGTGTTCGGTTGGGGTCAATGTCACCatctgatgatggatgaagCTCACATCGGTCCCACGACTCTGGGTTGGGATCACTGCCGGGCGGCCGTGAAAGATGGGCCACAAGGAAAATCTCATCGCCTGCCCGGGCTGACCACTTTCAACAGATGATGGTGTGTGATCTGAGACCTGCCTGCCTTCCAGACTGTCAGGGACACCAGAATATGGTGAGATGCCGATCAGTGATCAGGCTTTGTGAGACCTGGCAGAAAGGCGGCTTCTTCAACGACGAAAAGATCCAGATGGAAGTTTCGATACGTGATACATGTTGTGGAGATCCTCTGCTGTGCTGTGGCGCTGTCAACGGCAAAGTCGCCCTCAGGTTCTCTCTCACGCTGTGAGAGGATGGATGCTATTCAGCGGCCCAGCCACACGGCAGAGGTCCTTCCAACCCCCGCTTGCGACGATGATGCCGTGATCGTCCAGCTCTCGCAGATGTGGTGAGGTAGCATTGGAGGCCTTTTGCCGGTTGTCAGTTTCCACAAAACCGTTCTCATGACAACAAAAACATCTCCATTGTCTCCAAGTCTCCAtcggtgttgttgattgTTGTCGATGTCTGTGGCTGGGAAACAGATTTAGCGTTGTCGGGATTTCCCTAGCAGTGATGCTAGCGCCAGACTTGGCGCATCATCGGCGGCTGGTTCTCCAACTCTGAGATCTGGATAATaagtgaagaaaaaaaatgagGCTTTTGATTTTGAGTTCGCAGAAACGGCAGGCATTGTTGGTGAAACTGAGGTGCCTTGAAATCGTACAGAAGCTGAAACGGAACTGGGCTGAAGCGAGATCGACATTGCCTTTGACAAACCTG is drawn from Podospora pseudocomata strain CBS 415.72m chromosome 1 map unlocalized CBS415.72m_1, whole genome shotgun sequence and contains these coding sequences:
- a CDS encoding uncharacterized protein (COG:S; EggNog:ENOG503P682), which encodes MQLSSVLSLLAVGTLAAAQASNNVTTGKLGDARPVRNNPVIGEVWIAEFDSETVKGTFKAVAAQIGINYTIDITGLPEENGPYNYHIHVRAVPENGTCADTGAHLDSYVRGQEPPCEASLPATCEVGDLSGKYGKVAGGHIQKEFHDPYTATNIIQLGYIGNRAVVFHDKSSARVACANIKKAPVSATP
- a CDS encoding uncharacterized protein (EggNog:ENOG503P2Q6; COG:H), translating into MRRVVSCLPVKPALLYRQPSSSSSSSLRFVVRTPPNQLQPRLLTPTLFNQQRSLYSKMATPTAPEDPIVKALQEFTTCDVSDALIKLKYRNGGFLSGLTMWSPQRQDGDTKIVGPAYTVQYVPLDDPRPKHPSHYIDSVPAGAVIFVSCPPKTPNAVYGGLMSTRAKASGAVGSVIDGRFRDLQEQRGLGFPIFARDVGTAPPAELLKVAAVNVPVKLQTDEQDMTIRPGDYLIGDVNGAVVLPKELAEQAIPLMKKQVEADEKMAVEIAKGMSFSEASKMFRL